Proteins from one Paracoccus aminovorans genomic window:
- a CDS encoding MacB family efflux pump subunit, which produces MTAPLIRLQGICRDYPSGDEVLHVLRDIDLEIAQGEYVAVIGASGSGKSTLMNILGCLDRPSSGSYLLDGREVARLDPGELAALRREFFGFIFQRYHLLSEMTALGNVEVPAIYRGLSAEARRRKARGILDRLGMGERLDHRPGQLSGGQQQRVSIARALVNDARVILADEPTGALDSRSGEEVLAILDELNAEGRTVVIVTHDPKVAARARRVIEIADGRIVADRRGDAAAAPPPLATTAPARAAAPVLGRLAEALRMAVLAMRAHKLRSFLTMLGIIIGIASVVSVVALGEGSRQRVLSNISGLGTNTLQIYPGRDFGDMRSGRVTTLVMADAHALARQSYVASVSPTVSSSQTLRHGATELSAQISGVGEQYFDVAGITLTEGRAFDAGDVAAMSQGVVIDENTRSSLFGEGAPALGQVFMAGKVPLRVIGVAKVRQQGPGGSRNLTVYAPYTTVQARYLGTTSVSGLTLRVQDATDMALAEQSVTELLTRRHGTKDFFTINNDEIRQTITATTQTLTLLISAIAVISLLVGGIGVMNIMLVSVTERIGEIGLRMAVGARRADIRAQFLIEAVLVCIIGGVAGILAALGFGLVFERFSSDFTLVYSVLSMVAALVSSCGIGLVFGYLPAVSAARLDPVAALARD; this is translated from the coding sequence ATGACCGCGCCGCTGATCCGCCTGCAGGGCATCTGCCGCGACTATCCCTCGGGCGACGAGGTGCTGCATGTGCTGCGCGACATCGACCTGGAGATCGCGCAGGGCGAATATGTCGCCGTGATCGGCGCCTCGGGGTCGGGGAAATCGACGCTGATGAACATCCTGGGCTGCCTGGACCGGCCCAGCTCGGGCAGCTATCTGCTGGACGGGCGCGAGGTCGCGCGGCTGGATCCGGGCGAGCTGGCGGCGCTGCGGCGCGAATTCTTCGGCTTCATCTTCCAGCGCTACCACCTGCTGTCCGAGATGACGGCGCTGGGCAATGTCGAGGTGCCGGCGATCTATCGCGGCCTGTCGGCCGAGGCGCGGCGCCGGAAGGCGCGCGGGATTCTGGACCGGCTGGGCATGGGCGAGCGGCTGGACCACCGCCCCGGCCAGCTGTCGGGCGGCCAGCAACAGCGGGTCTCGATCGCGCGGGCGCTGGTCAACGACGCCCGCGTCATCCTGGCCGACGAGCCGACAGGTGCGCTCGACAGCCGCAGCGGCGAGGAAGTGCTGGCGATCCTCGACGAGCTGAACGCCGAGGGCCGCACCGTCGTCATCGTCACCCACGACCCAAAGGTCGCCGCGCGCGCCCGCCGGGTGATCGAGATCGCCGACGGCCGCATCGTCGCCGACCGCCGCGGCGATGCGGCCGCCGCACCGCCGCCGCTGGCGACGACTGCACCCGCCCGCGCCGCGGCGCCGGTGCTGGGCCGGCTGGCCGAGGCGCTGCGCATGGCGGTGCTGGCGATGCGCGCCCACAAGCTGCGCAGTTTCCTGACCATGCTGGGCATCATCATCGGCATCGCCTCGGTGGTCTCGGTGGTGGCCCTGGGCGAGGGCTCGCGCCAGCGGGTGCTGTCGAACATCTCGGGGCTGGGCACCAACACGCTGCAGATCTATCCCGGCCGCGACTTCGGCGACATGCGCTCGGGCCGGGTGACGACGCTGGTCATGGCCGATGCCCATGCGCTGGCGCGGCAATCCTATGTCGCCTCGGTCAGCCCCACGGTCAGTTCGTCCCAGACCCTGCGCCACGGCGCGACCGAGCTTTCGGCCCAGATCAGCGGCGTGGGCGAGCAATATTTCGACGTGGCCGGCATCACCCTGACCGAGGGCCGCGCCTTCGACGCCGGCGACGTGGCGGCGATGAGCCAGGGCGTCGTCATCGACGAGAACACCCGCAGCAGCCTGTTCGGCGAGGGTGCCCCGGCGCTGGGACAGGTCTTCATGGCCGGCAAGGTTCCGCTGCGGGTGATCGGCGTCGCCAAGGTGCGCCAGCAGGGGCCGGGCGGCAGCCGCAACCTGACGGTCTATGCCCCCTATACCACGGTGCAGGCGCGCTACCTGGGCACCACCAGCGTCAGCGGCTTGACGCTGCGGGTGCAGGACGCGACCGACATGGCGCTGGCCGAGCAGTCCGTGACCGAGCTGCTGACCCGCCGCCACGGCACCAAGGATTTCTTCACCATCAACAACGACGAGATCCGCCAGACCATCACCGCGACCACCCAGACGCTGACGCTGCTGATCTCGGCCATCGCGGTGATCTCGCTTCTGGTGGGGGGCATCGGGGTGATGAACATCATGCTGGTCTCGGTCACCGAGCGCATCGGCGAGATCGGGCTGCGCATGGCGGTGGGGGCGCGGCGCGCCGACATCCGCGCGCAATTCCTGATCGAGGCGGTGCTGGTCTGCATCATCGGCGGCGTCGCCGGCATCCTGGCCGCGCTTGGCTTCGGCCTGGTCTTCGAGCGGTTCAGCAGCGATTTCACCCTGGTCTATTCGGTGCTGTCCATGGTGGCGGCGCTGGTCAGCTCTTGCGGCATCGGCCTGGTCTTCGGCTATCTGCCCGCCGTCAGCGCCGCGCGGCTGGACCCGGTGGCGGCGCTGGCGCGGGACTGA
- a CDS encoding response regulator, translated as MSAPRHILIVDDDPEIRSLLRRYLEGQGFRVSTAADRRECEARVADGNPDLIVLDVMLPDGSGLDICRGLHERRPELRVILLTALKEDVDRIIGLELGADDYLGKPFNPRELVARIKAVLRRSGPEETAAPPEARTYGFAGFQVDPGQRRVLAADGTEIDLTGAEFDLLRVFLERPGRLLSRDQLLDLTQGRDRDPLDRSIDVLMSRLRRKLAEKYDAPIFRTVRNGGYQMVVPVASRGVAAP; from the coding sequence ATGTCCGCGCCCCGGCACATCCTGATCGTCGACGACGACCCCGAGATCCGCAGCCTGCTGCGCCGCTATCTGGAAGGCCAGGGCTTCCGCGTCTCGACCGCCGCCGACCGCCGCGAATGCGAGGCGCGGGTGGCGGACGGCAACCCCGACCTGATCGTTCTGGACGTGATGCTGCCCGACGGCTCGGGCCTCGACATCTGCCGCGGCCTGCACGAACGCCGGCCCGAGCTGCGGGTGATCCTGCTGACGGCGCTGAAAGAGGACGTGGACCGCATCATCGGGCTGGAACTGGGCGCCGACGATTATCTGGGCAAGCCCTTCAACCCGCGCGAACTGGTTGCCCGCATCAAGGCGGTGCTGCGCCGCTCGGGCCCCGAGGAGACCGCTGCGCCGCCCGAGGCGCGGACCTATGGCTTCGCCGGCTTCCAGGTCGATCCCGGCCAGCGCCGGGTGCTGGCCGCCGACGGGACCGAAATCGACCTGACCGGGGCCGAATTCGATCTGTTGCGGGTGTTCCTGGAACGGCCGGGACGGCTGCTGTCGCGCGACCAGCTTCTGGACCTGACCCAGGGCCGCGACCGCGACCCGCTGGACCGGTCCATCGACGTGCTGATGAGTCGGCTGCGCCGCAAGCTGGCCGAGAAATACGACGCCCCGATCTTTCGCACCGTGCGCAACGGCGGCTACCAGATGGTGGTGCCGGTGGCGAGCCGGGGGGTGGCCGCGCCGTGA
- a CDS encoding ATP-binding protein → MNSLQTRIAALLIAAIVSVVLLASFAATWVMQPPAPQATMAPVARQIHMTIALMGQGRDSDLPGPLQAAPAAGTPDPGMTRFLRGALRRTGAPLDALVTRSGPRRPLTASVPVEGGWLILQIPDLAPPPGRWKVLALWLALIVLGSAAISIHAARRLTRPLQLLEDAVDRVGPDGTLEPIPETGSGEVQAAAKALNRLSGQLRQAMESRMRLVAAAGHDLRTPMTRMRLRAEFIEDDPERAKWLSDLEELDTIADSAIRLVREEVGPAGALPLRLDRLLEDIAAELRSLGHPVETAALPAVAVDAGPIALKRALRNLVVNAATHGGGARVALAREGDRAVIRIEDDGPGVPPELLERIFEPFFRVDLARRKAFPGAGLGMAISREIVERHGGTITVRNRRPQGLEQICTLPCALADG, encoded by the coding sequence GTGAACTCGCTTCAGACCCGGATCGCGGCGCTGCTGATCGCCGCCATCGTCTCGGTGGTGCTGCTGGCGAGCTTCGCCGCGACCTGGGTCATGCAGCCGCCGGCGCCGCAGGCGACGATGGCGCCGGTGGCGCGGCAGATCCACATGACCATCGCCTTGATGGGACAGGGCCGCGACAGCGACCTGCCGGGACCCTTGCAGGCGGCGCCGGCCGCGGGCACCCCCGACCCCGGCATGACCCGTTTCCTGCGCGGCGCGCTGCGCCGCACCGGCGCGCCGCTGGATGCGCTGGTGACGCGCAGCGGCCCACGCCGGCCGCTGACCGCCTCGGTCCCGGTCGAGGGCGGCTGGCTGATCCTGCAGATCCCCGACCTGGCGCCGCCGCCCGGGCGCTGGAAGGTGCTGGCGCTGTGGCTGGCGCTGATCGTGCTGGGCAGCGCCGCGATCTCGATCCACGCCGCGCGCCGCCTGACCCGGCCTCTGCAGCTGCTCGAGGATGCCGTGGACCGCGTCGGCCCCGACGGCACGCTGGAGCCGATCCCCGAGACCGGCTCGGGCGAGGTGCAGGCCGCGGCCAAGGCGCTGAACCGGCTTTCGGGGCAGCTGCGGCAGGCGATGGAAAGCCGGATGCGGCTGGTCGCGGCGGCGGGTCACGACCTGCGCACGCCGATGACGCGGATGCGGCTGCGCGCCGAATTCATCGAGGACGATCCCGAGCGCGCGAAATGGCTGTCCGACCTGGAAGAGCTGGATACCATCGCCGACAGCGCCATCCGCCTGGTGCGCGAAGAGGTCGGGCCGGCCGGCGCCCTGCCCCTGCGGCTGGATCGGCTGCTGGAAGACATCGCGGCCGAGCTGCGCAGCCTCGGCCATCCGGTCGAGACCGCCGCCCTGCCCGCGGTCGCGGTCGATGCCGGCCCGATCGCGCTGAAACGCGCGCTGCGCAACCTGGTGGTCAATGCCGCGACCCATGGCGGCGGCGCCCGGGTGGCGCTGGCGCGCGAGGGCGACCGCGCCGTGATCCGCATCGAGGACGACGGGCCGGGCGTGCCGCCGGAACTGCTGGAACGGATCTTCGAGCCCTTCTTCCGCGTCGATCTGGCGCGGCGGAAAGCCTTTCCCGGCGCCGGCCTTGGCATGGCGATCTCGCGCGAGATCGTCGAGCGCCACGGCGGCACCATAACGGTCCGCAACCGCCGGCCGCAGGGGCTGGAACAGATCTGCACCCTGCCCTGCGCCCTGGCGGATGGCTGA
- a CDS encoding MerR family transcriptional regulator, translating to MLSIGKLSRATGVKVPTIRYYEQIGLLPQTGRSAGNQRLYDRPAVERLAFIRHARELGFALEDIRELLALADDPDGSCAAADLIAGRQLAAVNARLRRLEALRDELERMLAHCTTGRIADCRVIEVLSNHALCSQDHAAGAGQDA from the coding sequence ATGCTGAGCATCGGAAAGCTGAGCCGGGCGACGGGGGTGAAGGTCCCGACGATCCGCTATTACGAACAGATCGGCCTTTTGCCGCAAACCGGCCGCAGCGCCGGCAACCAGCGGCTTTACGACCGGCCCGCGGTCGAGCGGCTGGCCTTCATCCGCCATGCCCGCGAACTGGGCTTCGCGCTGGAGGACATCCGCGAATTGCTGGCGCTCGCCGACGATCCCGACGGGTCCTGCGCCGCCGCGGACCTGATCGCCGGGCGCCAGCTGGCCGCCGTCAACGCCAGGCTGCGCCGGCTCGAAGCGCTGCGCGACGAACTGGAACGGATGCTGGCGCATTGCACGACCGGCCGCATCGCCGATTGCCGGGTGATCGAGGTGCTGAGCAATCATGCGCTTTGCAGCCAGGACCACGCCGCGGGGGCCGGGCAGGACGCCTAG
- a CDS encoding chloride channel protein: MPYARKIAPRRLMLSWLHRINDLRRRLRDQEAMLVVLAAGLGAVVGLAVSGLHMLLLAAQGLLFRLPRDGALSALDQIPAWPYVLVPAVGGLVLGVWALAAQRIRPAEIVDPIEANALYGGKMSVWDSLRLAWLTLLSNLSGASVGMEAGYSQLGASLFSAVAQPFRLRREDKRCLTSAGAAAAIAAAFNAPLAGAFYGFELVHGSYAPRNIAIIGAAVISGTLARRAIEPHGSLFHLPQVEALPDNLLPLFVVLGLLAALTGTATMRLVSVFERMFQKTRLPGWARPAAGGLILGAMALASPQILGSGHDAIQGHITGDWTLAAVALLLVGKLVASALSLGAGFRGGLFSSSLFIGCLLGALVVQLLVLVLPGMAEVRIPAMLAGMAAVGAAITGAPLTMVFLVLEITGNFAFTLGVLTSAFIASTVVRLTFGYSFSTWRFHLRGIPLLGAHDVGWVRELTAGRMMRSDILRVPLHQPVARLRQEVPLGSRKYAFAVDEQGRYAGIIDMATVHDPDISDLAELLLAADCVIGAEAQVFRQDNIQTVLDQFSRTQLEILPVLDGPAAMRVVGSLTEAYCLKRYAQELDSRRSDEIGAP; encoded by the coding sequence ATGCCCTACGCCCGCAAGATCGCCCCGCGCCGCCTGATGCTGTCCTGGCTGCACCGGATCAACGACCTCCGCCGCCGGCTGCGCGACCAGGAGGCGATGCTGGTCGTCCTGGCGGCCGGGCTGGGCGCCGTCGTCGGGCTGGCGGTCTCGGGGCTGCACATGCTGCTTCTGGCGGCGCAGGGGCTGCTGTTCCGCCTGCCCAGGGACGGCGCGCTGAGCGCGCTGGACCAGATCCCGGCCTGGCCCTATGTGCTGGTCCCGGCCGTCGGCGGGCTGGTGCTGGGCGTCTGGGCGCTGGCCGCGCAGCGCATCCGCCCGGCCGAGATCGTCGACCCGATCGAGGCCAATGCGCTTTACGGCGGCAAGATGTCGGTCTGGGATTCGCTGCGGCTGGCCTGGCTCACGCTGCTGTCGAACCTCTCGGGCGCCTCGGTCGGGATGGAGGCGGGCTATAGCCAGCTGGGCGCCAGCCTGTTTTCCGCCGTGGCCCAGCCCTTTCGGCTGCGGCGCGAGGACAAGCGTTGCCTGACCTCGGCCGGGGCGGCGGCGGCCATCGCCGCGGCCTTCAACGCGCCGCTGGCCGGTGCCTTTTACGGTTTCGAGCTGGTGCACGGCTCATACGCGCCGCGCAACATCGCCATCATCGGCGCGGCGGTGATCTCGGGCACGCTGGCGCGCCGCGCCATCGAGCCGCATGGCTCGCTGTTCCACCTGCCGCAGGTCGAGGCGCTGCCGGACAACCTGCTGCCGCTTTTCGTCGTCCTCGGCCTGCTGGCGGCGCTGACCGGCACCGCGACGATGCGCCTGGTCTCGGTCTTCGAGCGCATGTTCCAGAAGACGCGGCTGCCCGGCTGGGCGCGGCCGGCGGCCGGCGGGCTGATCCTGGGCGCGATGGCGCTGGCCAGCCCGCAGATCCTGGGCAGCGGCCACGATGCCATCCAGGGCCATATCACCGGCGACTGGACCTTGGCCGCGGTGGCGCTGCTGCTGGTCGGCAAGCTGGTCGCCTCGGCGCTGTCGCTGGGCGCGGGCTTCCGCGGCGGGCTGTTCAGCTCGTCGCTGTTCATCGGCTGCCTGCTGGGGGCGCTGGTGGTGCAGCTGCTGGTCCTGGTGCTGCCCGGAATGGCCGAGGTCCGTATCCCCGCCATGCTGGCCGGCATGGCCGCCGTCGGCGCCGCCATCACCGGGGCGCCGCTGACCATGGTCTTCCTGGTGCTGGAGATCACCGGCAATTTCGCCTTCACCCTGGGGGTGCTGACCAGCGCCTTCATCGCCTCGACCGTGGTGCGGCTGACCTTCGGCTATTCCTTCTCGACCTGGCGCTTCCACCTGCGCGGCATTCCGCTTCTGGGCGCGCATGACGTCGGTTGGGTGCGCGAGCTGACGGCGGGGCGGATGATGCGCAGCGACATCCTGCGGGTGCCGCTGCACCAGCCGGTGGCGCGGCTGCGGCAAGAGGTGCCGCTGGGCAGCCGCAAATACGCCTTCGCCGTGGACGAGCAGGGCCGCTATGCCGGGATCATCGACATGGCCACCGTGCACGACCCCGACATCTCGGACCTGGCCGAGCTGCTGCTGGCGGCGGATTGCGTCATCGGCGCCGAGGCCCAGGTGTTCCGCCAGGACAATATCCAGACGGTGCTGGACCAGTTCTCGCGCACGCAGTTGGAGATCCTGCCGGTGCTGGACGGGCCGGCGGCCATGCGCGTCGTGGGCTCGCTGACCGAGGCCTATTGCCTCAAGCGCTACGCCCAGGAGTTGGACAGCCGCCGCAGCGACGAGATCGGCGCGCCCTGA
- the betC gene encoding choline-sulfatase encodes MTRPNILILMVDQYNGTLFPDGPAEFLHAPHLKALAARSVRFANTYTASPLCAPARASFMSGQLPRRTRVYDNAAEFVSDIPTYAHHLRRAGYYTALSGKMHFVGPDQLHGFEERLTTDIYPADFGWTPDYTKPGERIDWWYHNLGSVTGAGVAEITNQMEYDDEVAFNATQKLYDLSRRLDDRPWCLTVSFTHPHDPYVARRRFWDLYDDCPALQPEVPAIPFEDQDSHSRRLMEACDFRAFDITPQDVRRARQGYFANISFVDEKIGEILDVLKRGRMEDDTIILFVSDHGDMLGERGLWFKMSFFEGSARVPLMIAAPGWQPGRIDQPASTLDVVPTVAALAGLDISTLARWTDGEDLTGLATGQGTRGPVPMEYAAEGTVTPMVALREGDWKLSLCNADAPMLYNLADDPQELTNLARDPAHAETLARLSAQMLARWDLDAYDAEVRESQARRWVVYEALRNGAYFPWDYQPLQKASERYMRNHMDLNVLEENKRYPRGE; translated from the coding sequence ACGGTCCGGCGGAATTCCTGCACGCCCCGCACCTGAAGGCCTTGGCCGCGCGCTCGGTGCGCTTTGCCAACACCTATACCGCCAGCCCGCTTTGCGCACCGGCCCGGGCCAGCTTCATGTCGGGCCAGCTGCCGCGCCGCACCCGGGTCTATGACAATGCGGCCGAATTCGTTTCGGACATCCCGACCTATGCCCATCACCTGCGCCGCGCCGGCTATTACACGGCGCTGTCGGGCAAGATGCATTTCGTCGGTCCCGACCAGCTGCACGGTTTCGAGGAGCGGCTGACCACCGACATCTATCCGGCCGATTTCGGCTGGACGCCCGACTACACCAAGCCGGGCGAGCGCATCGACTGGTGGTATCACAACCTCGGCTCGGTCACCGGCGCCGGCGTGGCCGAGATCACCAACCAGATGGAATATGACGACGAGGTCGCCTTCAACGCCACGCAAAAGCTCTACGACCTGTCGCGGCGGCTGGACGACCGGCCCTGGTGCCTGACCGTCAGCTTCACCCATCCGCACGATCCCTATGTCGCGCGCCGCCGGTTCTGGGACCTCTACGACGATTGCCCGGCGCTGCAGCCCGAGGTGCCGGCGATCCCCTTCGAGGACCAGGACAGTCATTCGCGGCGGCTGATGGAGGCCTGCGACTTTCGTGCCTTCGACATCACGCCCCAGGACGTGCGCCGGGCGCGGCAGGGCTATTTCGCCAATATCTCCTTTGTGGACGAAAAGATCGGCGAGATCCTGGACGTGCTCAAGCGAGGCCGGATGGAGGACGACACCATCATCCTGTTCGTCTCGGACCACGGCGACATGCTGGGCGAGCGCGGGCTGTGGTTCAAGATGAGCTTCTTCGAGGGCTCGGCCCGGGTGCCCTTGATGATCGCGGCGCCGGGCTGGCAGCCGGGACGCATCGACCAGCCTGCCTCGACCCTGGACGTGGTGCCGACGGTGGCGGCGCTGGCCGGGCTCGACATCAGCACCCTGGCGCGCTGGACCGATGGCGAGGATCTGACCGGGCTCGCCACGGGGCAGGGCACGCGCGGCCCGGTGCCGATGGAATACGCGGCCGAGGGCACGGTGACGCCGATGGTGGCGCTGCGCGAGGGCGATTGGAAGCTGTCGCTGTGCAATGCCGATGCGCCGATGCTTTACAACCTGGCCGACGATCCGCAGGAGCTGACGAACCTAGCCCGCGACCCCGCCCATGCCGAGACCCTGGCGCGGCTGTCGGCGCAGATGCTGGCGCGCTGGGACCTGGATGCCTATGACGCCGAGGTGCGCGAAAGCCAGGCCCGGCGCTGGGTGGTCTATGAGGCGCTGCGCAACGGCGCCTATTTCCCCTGGGACTACCAGCCGCTGCAAAAGGCCTCGGAGCGTTACATGCGCAACCACATGGACCTGAACGTGCTTGAAGAAAACAAGCGCTACCCCCGGGGCGAGTGA